From one Eptesicus fuscus isolate TK198812 chromosome 3, DD_ASM_mEF_20220401, whole genome shotgun sequence genomic stretch:
- the TNK2 gene encoding activated CDC42 kinase 1 isoform X3, with protein MQPEEGTGWLLELLSEVQLQQYFLRLRDDLNVTRLSHFEYVKNEDLEKIGMGRPGQRRLWEAVKRRKAMCKRKSWMSKVFSGKRLEAEFPPHHSQSTFPKTSPTPGGPAGEGPLQSLTCLIGEKDLRLFEKLGDGSFGVVRRGEWDAPSGKTVSVAVKCLKPDVLSQPEAMDDFIREVNAMHSLDHRNLIRLYGVVLTPPMKMVTELAPLGSLLDRLRKHQGHFLLGTLSRYAVQVAEGMGYLESKRFIHRDLAARNLLLATRDLVKIGDFGLMRALPQNDDHYVMQEHRKVPFAWCAPESLKTRTFSHASDTWMFGVTLWEMFTYGQEPWIGLNGSQILHKIDKEGERLPRPEDCPQDIYNVMVQCWAHKPEDRPTFVALRDFLLEAQPTDMRALQDFEEPDKLHIQMNDVITVIEGRAENYWWRGQNTRTLCVGPFPRNVVTSVAGLSAHDISQPLQNSFIHTGHGDSDPRHCWGFPDKIDELYLGNPMDPPDLLSVELSTSRPTQHLGRVKREPPPRPPQPAIFTQKPTYDPVSEDQDPLSSDFKRPAVRKPGLPRGLWLTKPSARVSGTKTGRGGSGAEVTLIDFGEEPVVPSPRPCTPSLAQLAMDACSLLDKTPPQSPTRALPRPLHPTPVVDWDARPLPPPPAYDDVAQDEDDFEVCSINGTLVGAGVSPGPGQGETNYGFVPEQARLLAPLEDNLFLPPQGGSKPPSSAQTAEIFQALQQECMLRLQVPASSLALSPSPGGDDKPQVPPRVPIPPRPTRPRGELSPAPSGEEETGWWPGPASPPRVPPREPLSPQGSRTPSPLVPRGSSPLPPRLSSSPGKAMPTTQSFASDPKYATPQVIQAPGPRAGPCILPIVRDGKKVSSTHYYLLPERPPYLERYQRFLREAQSPEGPAPLPVPLLPPPSTPAPAAPTATVRPMPQAAPDPKANFSTNNSNPGVRPPAPRATAWLSQRGCPGDGPEAVRPTEKIQMLQAMVHGVTTEECQAALQSHSWNVQRAAQYLKVEQLFGLGLRPRGECHKVLEMFDWNLEQAGCHLLGSCGPAHHKR; from the exons ATGCAGCcagaagagggtacaggctggctgCTGGAGCTGCTGTCCGAGGTGCAGCTGCAGCAGTACTTCCTGCGGCTCCGCGACGACCTCAATGTGACCCGCCTGTCGCACTTTGAGTATGTCAAGAACGAGGACCTGGAGAAGATTGGCATGGGCCGGCCTG GCCAGCGGCGGCTGTGGGAGGCTGTGAAGAGGAGAAAGGCCATGTGCAAGCGCAAGTCCTGGATGAGCAAG GTGTTCAGTGGAAAGCGGCTGGAGGCTGAGTTCCCCCCTCATCACTCTCAGAGCACCTTCCCGAAGACCTCGCCCACCCCTGGTGGCCCCGCAGGGGAGGGGCCCCTGCAGAGCCTCACCTGCCTCATTGGGGAGAAGGACCTGCGTCTCTTCGAGAAGCTCGGAGATGGCTCCTTCGGCGTGGTGCGCAGGGGCGAGTGGGACGCCCCCTCGGGGAAGACG GTGAGTGTGGCTGTGAAGTGCCTGAAGCCCGATGTGCTGAGCCAGCCGGAGGCCATGGACGACTTCATCCGGGAAGTCAATGCCATGCACTCGCTTGACCACCGAAACCTCATTCGCCTCTATGGTGTGGTGCTCACGCCACCCATGAAGATG gtgACAGAGCTGGCGCCTCTGGGATCGTTGTTGGACCGGCTTCGCAAGCACCAGGGCCACTTCCTTCTGGGGACTCTGAGCCGCTATGCTGTGCAGGTGGCTGAGGGCATGGGCTACCTGGAATCCAAGCGCTTTATTCACCGGGACCTGGCTGCCCGCAACCTGCTGTTGGCCACACGCGACCTGGTCAAGATTGGGGACTTCGGGCTGATGCGAGCACTACCCCAGAATGACGACCACTATGTCATGCAGGAGCATCGCAAGGTGCCCTTTGCCTG GTGTGCCCCTGAGAGCCTGAAGACACGCACCTTCTCCCATGCCAGCGACACCTGGATGTTTGGGGTCACGCTGTGGGAGATGTTCACCTACGGCCAGGAGCCCTGGATTGGCCTTAATGGCAgtcag ATCCTGCATAAGATCGACAAGGAAGGGGAGCGTCTTCCCCGGCCCGAGGACTGCCCCCAAGACATCTACAATGTCATGGTCCAGTGCTGGGCTCACAAACCGGAGGACAGGCCCACCTTCGTGGCCCTGAGGGACTTCCTGCTGGAG GCCCAGCCCACCGACATGCGGGCCCTTCAGGACTTTGAGGAGCCAGACAAGCTGCACATCCAGATGAACGATGTCATCACCGTCATCGAGGGGAG GGCTGAGAATTACTGGTGGCGCGGGCAGAACACACGGACGCTGTGTGTGGGGCCCTTCCCCCGAAACGTGGTGACCTCCGTGGCTGGCCTGTCGGCCCACGACATCAGCCAGCCCCTGCAGAACAGCTTCATTCACACGGGGCATGGCGACAGCGACCCCCGCCACTGCTGGGGCTTCCCCGACAAGATCGATGA ACTGTATCTGGGAAACCCTATGGACCCTCCCGACCTGCTGAGCGTGGAACTGAGCACCTCCCGCCCCACCCAGCATCTGGGAAGGGTGAAAA GGGAGCCTCCACCTCGCCCACCTCAGCCTGCCATCTTCACTCAGA AACCAACCTATGACCCTGTGAGCGAGGACCAAGACCCCTTGTCCAGCGACTTCAAGAGGCCGGCTGTGAGGAAGCCGGGCTTGCCCCGTGGGCTGTGGCTGACCAAGCCCTCGGCCCGGGTGTCAGGCACCAAGACCGGCCGCGGGGGCAGCGGCGCCGAGGTCACGCTCATTGACTTCGGCGAGGAGCCGGTGGTCCCGTCCCCACGGCCCTGCACGCCCTCGCTGGCGCAGCTGGCCATGGATGCCTGCTCCCTGTTGGACAAGACACCCCCGCAGAGCCCCACGCGGGCGCTGCCCCGGCCCCTGCACCCCACGCCCGTGGTGGACTGGGATGCCCGCCCattgccgccgccgcccgcctaCGACGATGTGGCCCAGGACGAGGACGACTTCGAAGTCTGCTCCATCAACGGCACCCTGGTGGGCGCAGGGGTCTctcctgggcccggccagggtgagaCGAATTACGGCTTCGTGCCCGAGCAGGCGCGGCTCCTGGCGCCCCTGGAGGACAACCTGTTCCTCCCTCCGCAGGGCGGCAGCAAGCCGCCCAGCTCGGCCCAGACCGCGGAGATCTTCCAGGCTCTGCAGCAGGAGTGCATGCTGAGGCTGCAGGTCCCCGCCAGCTCGCTGGCCCTCTCACCCAGCCCAGGGGGCGATGACAAGCCCCAGGTGCCCCCCCGGGTGCCCATCCCCCCGAGGCCCACGCGCCCACGCGGGGAGCTGTCTCCAGCCCCCTCGGGTGAGGAGGAGACGGGGTGGTGGCCTGGACCTGCTTCCCCTCCCCGGGTGCCTCCCCGGGAGCCCCTGTCCCCTCAAGGCTCAAGGACCCCCAGCCCCCTAGTGCCACGTGGCAGCTCCCCGCTGCCACCCCGGCTCTCCAGTTCACCTGGGAaggccatgcccaccacccagagcttTGCCTCAGACCCCAAGTACGCCACCCCCCAGGTGATCCAGGCACCTGGCCCACGGGCTGGTCCCTGCATCCTGCCCATCGTCCGCGACGGCAAGAAGGTCAGCAGTACCCACTACTACCTGCTGCCTGAGCGCCCGCCCTACCTGGAGCGCTACCAGCGCTTCCTGCGTGAGGCACAGAGCCCCGAAGGACCCGCCCCCTTGCCTGtgcccctgctgcccccacccagcactccagcccctgctgcccccactgccactGTTCGACCCATGCCCCAGGCTGCCCCAGACCCCAAGGCCAACTTCTCCACCAACAACAGCAATCCAGGGGTCCGGCCGCCAGCCCCGAGGGCCACCGCTTGGCTGTCACAGAGGGGCTGCCCGGGGGACGGGCCAGAGGCTGTACGGCCCACAGAGAAGATCCAGATG CTGCAGGCCATGGTGCATGGGGTGACCACAGAGGAGTGCCAGGCGGCCCTGCAGAGCCACAGCTGGAACGTGCAAAGGGCTGCCCAGTATCTGAAG GTGGAGCAGCTTTTTGGGTTGGGTCTGCGGCCGCGAGGCGAGTGCCACAAAGTGCTGGAGATGTTTGACTGGAACCTGGAGCAAGCCGGCTGCCACCTCCTGGGCTCCTGTGGCCCTGCCCACCACAA GCGCTGA
- the TNK2 gene encoding activated CDC42 kinase 1 isoform X1: MQPEEGTGWLLELLSEVQLQQYFLRLRDDLNVTRLSHFEYVKNEDLEKIGMGRPGQRRLWEAVKRRKAMCKRKSWMSKVFSGKRLEAEFPPHHSQSTFPKTSPTPGGPAGEGPLQSLTCLIGEKDLRLFEKLGDGSFGVVRRGEWDAPSGKTVSVAVKCLKPDVLSQPEAMDDFIREVNAMHSLDHRNLIRLYGVVLTPPMKMVTELAPLGSLLDRLRKHQGHFLLGTLSRYAVQVAEGMGYLESKRFIHRDLAARNLLLATRDLVKIGDFGLMRALPQNDDHYVMQEHRKVPFAWCAPESLKTRTFSHASDTWMFGVTLWEMFTYGQEPWIGLNGSQILHKIDKEGERLPRPEDCPQDIYNVMVQCWAHKPEDRPTFVALRDFLLEAQPTDMRALQDFEEPDKLHIQMNDVITVIEGRAENYWWRGQNTRTLCVGPFPRNVVTSVAGLSAHDISQPLQNSFIHTGHGDSDPRHCWGFPDKIDELYLGNPMDPPDLLSVELSTSRPTQHLGRVKKPTYDPVSEDQDPLSSDFKRPAVRKPGLPRGLWLTKPSARVSGTKTGRGGSGAEVTLIDFGEEPVVPSPRPCTPSLAQLAMDACSLLDKTPPQSPTRALPRPLHPTPVVDWDARPLPPPPAYDDVAQDEDDFEVCSINGTLVGAGVSPGPGQGETNYGFVPEQARLLAPLEDNLFLPPQGGSKPPSSAQTAEIFQALQQECMLRLQVPASSLALSPSPGGDDKPQVPPRVPIPPRPTRPRGELSPAPSGEEETGWWPGPASPPRVPPREPLSPQGSRTPSPLVPRGSSPLPPRLSSSPGKAMPTTQSFASDPKYATPQVIQAPGPRAGPCILPIVRDGKKVSSTHYYLLPERPPYLERYQRFLREAQSPEGPAPLPVPLLPPPSTPAPAAPTATVRPMPQAAPDPKANFSTNNSNPGVRPPAPRATAWLSQRGCPGDGPEAVRPTEKIQMLQAMVHGVTTEECQAALQSHSWNVQRAAQYLKVEQLFGLGLRPRGECHKVLEMFDWNLEQAGCHLLGSCGPAHHKR; the protein is encoded by the exons ATGCAGCcagaagagggtacaggctggctgCTGGAGCTGCTGTCCGAGGTGCAGCTGCAGCAGTACTTCCTGCGGCTCCGCGACGACCTCAATGTGACCCGCCTGTCGCACTTTGAGTATGTCAAGAACGAGGACCTGGAGAAGATTGGCATGGGCCGGCCTG GCCAGCGGCGGCTGTGGGAGGCTGTGAAGAGGAGAAAGGCCATGTGCAAGCGCAAGTCCTGGATGAGCAAG GTGTTCAGTGGAAAGCGGCTGGAGGCTGAGTTCCCCCCTCATCACTCTCAGAGCACCTTCCCGAAGACCTCGCCCACCCCTGGTGGCCCCGCAGGGGAGGGGCCCCTGCAGAGCCTCACCTGCCTCATTGGGGAGAAGGACCTGCGTCTCTTCGAGAAGCTCGGAGATGGCTCCTTCGGCGTGGTGCGCAGGGGCGAGTGGGACGCCCCCTCGGGGAAGACG GTGAGTGTGGCTGTGAAGTGCCTGAAGCCCGATGTGCTGAGCCAGCCGGAGGCCATGGACGACTTCATCCGGGAAGTCAATGCCATGCACTCGCTTGACCACCGAAACCTCATTCGCCTCTATGGTGTGGTGCTCACGCCACCCATGAAGATG gtgACAGAGCTGGCGCCTCTGGGATCGTTGTTGGACCGGCTTCGCAAGCACCAGGGCCACTTCCTTCTGGGGACTCTGAGCCGCTATGCTGTGCAGGTGGCTGAGGGCATGGGCTACCTGGAATCCAAGCGCTTTATTCACCGGGACCTGGCTGCCCGCAACCTGCTGTTGGCCACACGCGACCTGGTCAAGATTGGGGACTTCGGGCTGATGCGAGCACTACCCCAGAATGACGACCACTATGTCATGCAGGAGCATCGCAAGGTGCCCTTTGCCTG GTGTGCCCCTGAGAGCCTGAAGACACGCACCTTCTCCCATGCCAGCGACACCTGGATGTTTGGGGTCACGCTGTGGGAGATGTTCACCTACGGCCAGGAGCCCTGGATTGGCCTTAATGGCAgtcag ATCCTGCATAAGATCGACAAGGAAGGGGAGCGTCTTCCCCGGCCCGAGGACTGCCCCCAAGACATCTACAATGTCATGGTCCAGTGCTGGGCTCACAAACCGGAGGACAGGCCCACCTTCGTGGCCCTGAGGGACTTCCTGCTGGAG GCCCAGCCCACCGACATGCGGGCCCTTCAGGACTTTGAGGAGCCAGACAAGCTGCACATCCAGATGAACGATGTCATCACCGTCATCGAGGGGAG GGCTGAGAATTACTGGTGGCGCGGGCAGAACACACGGACGCTGTGTGTGGGGCCCTTCCCCCGAAACGTGGTGACCTCCGTGGCTGGCCTGTCGGCCCACGACATCAGCCAGCCCCTGCAGAACAGCTTCATTCACACGGGGCATGGCGACAGCGACCCCCGCCACTGCTGGGGCTTCCCCGACAAGATCGATGA ACTGTATCTGGGAAACCCTATGGACCCTCCCGACCTGCTGAGCGTGGAACTGAGCACCTCCCGCCCCACCCAGCATCTGGGAAGGGTGAAAA AACCAACCTATGACCCTGTGAGCGAGGACCAAGACCCCTTGTCCAGCGACTTCAAGAGGCCGGCTGTGAGGAAGCCGGGCTTGCCCCGTGGGCTGTGGCTGACCAAGCCCTCGGCCCGGGTGTCAGGCACCAAGACCGGCCGCGGGGGCAGCGGCGCCGAGGTCACGCTCATTGACTTCGGCGAGGAGCCGGTGGTCCCGTCCCCACGGCCCTGCACGCCCTCGCTGGCGCAGCTGGCCATGGATGCCTGCTCCCTGTTGGACAAGACACCCCCGCAGAGCCCCACGCGGGCGCTGCCCCGGCCCCTGCACCCCACGCCCGTGGTGGACTGGGATGCCCGCCCattgccgccgccgcccgcctaCGACGATGTGGCCCAGGACGAGGACGACTTCGAAGTCTGCTCCATCAACGGCACCCTGGTGGGCGCAGGGGTCTctcctgggcccggccagggtgagaCGAATTACGGCTTCGTGCCCGAGCAGGCGCGGCTCCTGGCGCCCCTGGAGGACAACCTGTTCCTCCCTCCGCAGGGCGGCAGCAAGCCGCCCAGCTCGGCCCAGACCGCGGAGATCTTCCAGGCTCTGCAGCAGGAGTGCATGCTGAGGCTGCAGGTCCCCGCCAGCTCGCTGGCCCTCTCACCCAGCCCAGGGGGCGATGACAAGCCCCAGGTGCCCCCCCGGGTGCCCATCCCCCCGAGGCCCACGCGCCCACGCGGGGAGCTGTCTCCAGCCCCCTCGGGTGAGGAGGAGACGGGGTGGTGGCCTGGACCTGCTTCCCCTCCCCGGGTGCCTCCCCGGGAGCCCCTGTCCCCTCAAGGCTCAAGGACCCCCAGCCCCCTAGTGCCACGTGGCAGCTCCCCGCTGCCACCCCGGCTCTCCAGTTCACCTGGGAaggccatgcccaccacccagagcttTGCCTCAGACCCCAAGTACGCCACCCCCCAGGTGATCCAGGCACCTGGCCCACGGGCTGGTCCCTGCATCCTGCCCATCGTCCGCGACGGCAAGAAGGTCAGCAGTACCCACTACTACCTGCTGCCTGAGCGCCCGCCCTACCTGGAGCGCTACCAGCGCTTCCTGCGTGAGGCACAGAGCCCCGAAGGACCCGCCCCCTTGCCTGtgcccctgctgcccccacccagcactccagcccctgctgcccccactgccactGTTCGACCCATGCCCCAGGCTGCCCCAGACCCCAAGGCCAACTTCTCCACCAACAACAGCAATCCAGGGGTCCGGCCGCCAGCCCCGAGGGCCACCGCTTGGCTGTCACAGAGGGGCTGCCCGGGGGACGGGCCAGAGGCTGTACGGCCCACAGAGAAGATCCAGATG CTGCAGGCCATGGTGCATGGGGTGACCACAGAGGAGTGCCAGGCGGCCCTGCAGAGCCACAGCTGGAACGTGCAAAGGGCTGCCCAGTATCTGAAG GTGGAGCAGCTTTTTGGGTTGGGTCTGCGGCCGCGAGGCGAGTGCCACAAAGTGCTGGAGATGTTTGACTGGAACCTGGAGCAAGCCGGCTGCCACCTCCTGGGCTCCTGTGGCCCTGCCCACCACAA GCGCTGA
- the TNK2 gene encoding activated CDC42 kinase 1 isoform X2, with amino-acid sequence MQPEEGTGWLLELLSEVQLQQYFLRLRDDLNVTRLSHFEYVKNEDLEKIGMGRPGQRRLWEAVKRRKAMCKRKSWMSKVFSGKRLEAEFPPHHSQSTFPKTSPTPGGPAGEGPLQSLTCLIGEKDLRLFEKLGDGSFGVVRRGEWDAPSGKTVSVAVKCLKPDVLSQPEAMDDFIREVNAMHSLDHRNLIRLYGVVLTPPMKMVTELAPLGSLLDRLRKHQGHFLLGTLSRYAVQVAEGMGYLESKRFIHRDLAARNLLLATRDLVKIGDFGLMRALPQNDDHYVMQEHRKVPFAWCAPESLKTRTFSHASDTWMFGVTLWEMFTYGQEPWIGLNGSQILHKIDKEGERLPRPEDCPQDIYNVMVQCWAHKPEDRPTFVALRDFLLEAQPTDMRALQDFEEPDKLHIQMNDVITVIEGRAENYWWRGQNTRTLCVGPFPRNVVTSVAGLSAHDISQPLQNSFIHTGHGDSDPRHCWGFPDKIDELYLGNPMDPPDLLSVELSTSRPTQHLGRVKKPTYDPVSEDQDPLSSDFKRPAVRKPGLPRGLWLTKPSARVSGTKTGRGGSGAEVTLIDFGEEPVVPSPRPCTPSLAQLAMDACSLLDKTPPQSPTRALPRPLHPTPVVDWDARPLPPPPAYDDVAQDEDDFEVCSINGTLVGAGVSPGPGQGETNYGFVPEQARLLAPLEDNLFLPPQGGSKPPSSAQTAEIFQALQQECMLRLQVPASSLALSPSPGGDDKPQVPPRVPIPPRPTRPRGELSPAPSGEEETGWWPGPASPPRVPPREPLSPQGSRTPSPLVPRGSSPLPPRLSSSPGKAMPTTQSFASDPKYATPQVIQAPGPRAGPCILPIVRDGKKVSSTHYYLLPERPPYLERYQRFLREAQSPEGPAPLPVPLLPPPSTPAPAAPTATVRPMPQAAPDPKANFSTNNSNPGVRPPAPRATAWLSQRGCPGDGPEAVRPTEKIQMVEQLFGLGLRPRGECHKVLEMFDWNLEQAGCHLLGSCGPAHHK; translated from the exons ATGCAGCcagaagagggtacaggctggctgCTGGAGCTGCTGTCCGAGGTGCAGCTGCAGCAGTACTTCCTGCGGCTCCGCGACGACCTCAATGTGACCCGCCTGTCGCACTTTGAGTATGTCAAGAACGAGGACCTGGAGAAGATTGGCATGGGCCGGCCTG GCCAGCGGCGGCTGTGGGAGGCTGTGAAGAGGAGAAAGGCCATGTGCAAGCGCAAGTCCTGGATGAGCAAG GTGTTCAGTGGAAAGCGGCTGGAGGCTGAGTTCCCCCCTCATCACTCTCAGAGCACCTTCCCGAAGACCTCGCCCACCCCTGGTGGCCCCGCAGGGGAGGGGCCCCTGCAGAGCCTCACCTGCCTCATTGGGGAGAAGGACCTGCGTCTCTTCGAGAAGCTCGGAGATGGCTCCTTCGGCGTGGTGCGCAGGGGCGAGTGGGACGCCCCCTCGGGGAAGACG GTGAGTGTGGCTGTGAAGTGCCTGAAGCCCGATGTGCTGAGCCAGCCGGAGGCCATGGACGACTTCATCCGGGAAGTCAATGCCATGCACTCGCTTGACCACCGAAACCTCATTCGCCTCTATGGTGTGGTGCTCACGCCACCCATGAAGATG gtgACAGAGCTGGCGCCTCTGGGATCGTTGTTGGACCGGCTTCGCAAGCACCAGGGCCACTTCCTTCTGGGGACTCTGAGCCGCTATGCTGTGCAGGTGGCTGAGGGCATGGGCTACCTGGAATCCAAGCGCTTTATTCACCGGGACCTGGCTGCCCGCAACCTGCTGTTGGCCACACGCGACCTGGTCAAGATTGGGGACTTCGGGCTGATGCGAGCACTACCCCAGAATGACGACCACTATGTCATGCAGGAGCATCGCAAGGTGCCCTTTGCCTG GTGTGCCCCTGAGAGCCTGAAGACACGCACCTTCTCCCATGCCAGCGACACCTGGATGTTTGGGGTCACGCTGTGGGAGATGTTCACCTACGGCCAGGAGCCCTGGATTGGCCTTAATGGCAgtcag ATCCTGCATAAGATCGACAAGGAAGGGGAGCGTCTTCCCCGGCCCGAGGACTGCCCCCAAGACATCTACAATGTCATGGTCCAGTGCTGGGCTCACAAACCGGAGGACAGGCCCACCTTCGTGGCCCTGAGGGACTTCCTGCTGGAG GCCCAGCCCACCGACATGCGGGCCCTTCAGGACTTTGAGGAGCCAGACAAGCTGCACATCCAGATGAACGATGTCATCACCGTCATCGAGGGGAG GGCTGAGAATTACTGGTGGCGCGGGCAGAACACACGGACGCTGTGTGTGGGGCCCTTCCCCCGAAACGTGGTGACCTCCGTGGCTGGCCTGTCGGCCCACGACATCAGCCAGCCCCTGCAGAACAGCTTCATTCACACGGGGCATGGCGACAGCGACCCCCGCCACTGCTGGGGCTTCCCCGACAAGATCGATGA ACTGTATCTGGGAAACCCTATGGACCCTCCCGACCTGCTGAGCGTGGAACTGAGCACCTCCCGCCCCACCCAGCATCTGGGAAGGGTGAAAA AACCAACCTATGACCCTGTGAGCGAGGACCAAGACCCCTTGTCCAGCGACTTCAAGAGGCCGGCTGTGAGGAAGCCGGGCTTGCCCCGTGGGCTGTGGCTGACCAAGCCCTCGGCCCGGGTGTCAGGCACCAAGACCGGCCGCGGGGGCAGCGGCGCCGAGGTCACGCTCATTGACTTCGGCGAGGAGCCGGTGGTCCCGTCCCCACGGCCCTGCACGCCCTCGCTGGCGCAGCTGGCCATGGATGCCTGCTCCCTGTTGGACAAGACACCCCCGCAGAGCCCCACGCGGGCGCTGCCCCGGCCCCTGCACCCCACGCCCGTGGTGGACTGGGATGCCCGCCCattgccgccgccgcccgcctaCGACGATGTGGCCCAGGACGAGGACGACTTCGAAGTCTGCTCCATCAACGGCACCCTGGTGGGCGCAGGGGTCTctcctgggcccggccagggtgagaCGAATTACGGCTTCGTGCCCGAGCAGGCGCGGCTCCTGGCGCCCCTGGAGGACAACCTGTTCCTCCCTCCGCAGGGCGGCAGCAAGCCGCCCAGCTCGGCCCAGACCGCGGAGATCTTCCAGGCTCTGCAGCAGGAGTGCATGCTGAGGCTGCAGGTCCCCGCCAGCTCGCTGGCCCTCTCACCCAGCCCAGGGGGCGATGACAAGCCCCAGGTGCCCCCCCGGGTGCCCATCCCCCCGAGGCCCACGCGCCCACGCGGGGAGCTGTCTCCAGCCCCCTCGGGTGAGGAGGAGACGGGGTGGTGGCCTGGACCTGCTTCCCCTCCCCGGGTGCCTCCCCGGGAGCCCCTGTCCCCTCAAGGCTCAAGGACCCCCAGCCCCCTAGTGCCACGTGGCAGCTCCCCGCTGCCACCCCGGCTCTCCAGTTCACCTGGGAaggccatgcccaccacccagagcttTGCCTCAGACCCCAAGTACGCCACCCCCCAGGTGATCCAGGCACCTGGCCCACGGGCTGGTCCCTGCATCCTGCCCATCGTCCGCGACGGCAAGAAGGTCAGCAGTACCCACTACTACCTGCTGCCTGAGCGCCCGCCCTACCTGGAGCGCTACCAGCGCTTCCTGCGTGAGGCACAGAGCCCCGAAGGACCCGCCCCCTTGCCTGtgcccctgctgcccccacccagcactccagcccctgctgcccccactgccactGTTCGACCCATGCCCCAGGCTGCCCCAGACCCCAAGGCCAACTTCTCCACCAACAACAGCAATCCAGGGGTCCGGCCGCCAGCCCCGAGGGCCACCGCTTGGCTGTCACAGAGGGGCTGCCCGGGGGACGGGCCAGAGGCTGTACGGCCCACAGAGAAGATCCAGATG GTGGAGCAGCTTTTTGGGTTGGGTCTGCGGCCGCGAGGCGAGTGCCACAAAGTGCTGGAGATGTTTGACTGGAACCTGGAGCAAGCCGGCTGCCACCTCCTGGGCTCCTGTGGCCCTGCCCACCACAAGTGA